The DNA segment CAAAATTTATTACTGTAAAAAAGAGATCTTTGCGGGAATGGAATCCAAACTCGATTCCGGAGAAGAGATCGTAAAGATCATGACAGGAGCCGTTGTCCCAGACGGTTTAGACGCCGTCATTAAAATCGAAGAAAGCGAAGAGATTTCCAAAGAAGAAAACGAAATTCGTGTGAAACTGAATTCTAAAAAAATATTCCATTTTATGAATATTGCAATCGAAGGAGAGGATTTAAAAAAGGGGGAATCTGTTCTTCGCTCCGGAACAAAAATCAGAATGCCCGAGATTTCTCTTTTGGCGTCTTTGGGTTTTGATCTTGTGCCGGTATATTGTCTGCCGCAGGTTTCCATCGTTTCTACGGGGAATGAGGTTATACCAGTGGAAGCCGAACCGCTTTCGTATCAGATCCGGGATTCCAATTCCTATTCTCTATTAGCCGTACTGGATCGGTATGGAATCAAACCTAAATCCAGTCTCTTAGTTCCCGATGAAGAGTCCAAGATCGTCGATGCACTTTCTCAAGGTTTGGAATCCGATATCCTTCTTTTATCCGGGGGTGTCTCGATGGGAAGTATGGATTTGGTTCCCGTCTTACTCAGGAAATTAGGAGTCGAGGAAATCTTTCATAAGGTTTTTTTAAAACCCGGAAAGCCGATTTGGTTTGGAAAAAAGGGAAAGACCGCAGTGTTCGGTTTGCCCGGAAATCCGTTTAGCGTTCAGGTTTGTTCGCGTTTATTTTTGGATCCTTACATTCGTTCTTTCTTAGGACTGGAAATTGATAAACCGCAACGGTTTTCTTTTTTTGGAAATCGAACAAAAAAAAATCCAATGCCCGAATATTTTCCCGTTTTTTTGGAAACAAAGGAACAAACCGGAATTTGTACAAAGTCGTTTAACGGAAGCGGAGATATTCGTGCGGGACTTTTTTCGGATGGAATCGCTTTACATCCCGCCGATTGTTCCGAAATTAAAGACGGAGACGTTTTGGATTTTTTTCCTTGGTAAAGGACAATGAATTCATCCTTTATTTTCGTTTTGTTTTTTTGAGAGCCGACTTTTTTAATTTGGGTTTTGTAGAATTCAATTGATAGATCATCTTTTGAACTCGGCTTGCGCGTGTTTCCAAGGCCTTTGCTTCTAAGATCGGTTCGATATATTTCCGTTTATGCGACCAGGATAAAAGTTCGAAGAATACTTTTGCTTTTTTGTTTTTTGAAAACGCTTTTTTTACGTCTTCCGGAAGTTTTACGATTTTTTGATCATAATCGATGTATTTTGCAAGTTCGGGACGTTTTTGTTTTTCCGCTTTAGATCCTCCTTTTTTAACCGCTTCCGTTTTTCTAAATCGAACCGCGGACCAAGTTTCGTTAAACGAAACCAAGGCGACACCTTCGTATCCGTTTTCGGAAAGAACATCCCATCCGTGATCCCGATCCAGATCCGTTTTGATCGAGGAGGATTTTTTGGGATAGGCGATCCAAAGAAGACAATCTTCCCGGAACGATTTTACAATTTTTAAAAAAGAGGTTTTGAGAGTAGCGGAAGAATTTACAAAAAGAAGAATCCCGTCCGCTTTTGAAATTTGATTTGTAAAATCGATTCCGGTGACGGGATTTGTTTTGTATTCTTTACCGTTATCAAGGATCAGGAGCAGGTTTCCCTCCTTGATTCTCATCTTTTGAATTAGACTCGGACTGAGCTCGATCATAGTGCAATCAAAAATCAAATCGTGTTTTGTTTGTAAATGAAAAAGAAGAACAAGCCGTAATAACGACTTGTTCGGCTATATCCGATTTCAGTCTTCTGACTATTGTCGAACGATATCTGAATCTTTATATAAAATCCCACCGTGATAAGGGGCATTATTGATCCGAAGTCCAAATTCTATAGCGTTATCAATTACCACTTTGTAATTTCCATTCGCCAAATCCTGAGGGGTAAACAGAGCCTCATCTCGGTTCAATTTTATCTTTGCCTCGTAGTACCACACATGAGACGAGTTTTGTTTTGCATCAAAATAACAATCCGGTGCTTGGATAAACCCCCGACCAATGATCTGAGACGGATTAGAGGGATTCAGTAGAGTAACAGACAGAAAAAAGTTTTTGCTATCCGAACGAAGTGCGTGATTGTCAAACAAAGGCAAACGATACTTTACCTTCGCATAACACTCGGAAGCTTCGTCTGTTTCACAAATGAAGGAAACTTTTGCGTTGTAATTATCATAAGGAGCTTGGAACTTTTCGGTATATTTCCAGCTTAGAACCTCGTTTCCAACACCGTAAGGACTATCGTTTGGTCGTTCCGCCAAGCTAAAACTCATTTCGTTATCAGCGTTCCAAGTAGGACTATCCGTTGACAATCTGGAAATTCCGGGAAATTCGTGTTGGAATGGTAAAACAAAACGAATCGTATTAGAGTTTGGTCTGGTAGGATAAACAAATGTGCCGGACCCGCCCCCTATCCCAATGCCTCCAATTCTCATATCTAAACGATACGATTTAGAGGTAACCGGACGATCAAATACCGCCTCGACAGTGATTTGACCCGATGTGGTCGGTTCAATTTGTCTAACCTTGACGGATTCCCCTTCCTGAAAATATCCCATGGAAACTCCATCAGAATTACAGCTCCCACCTTCTGGGAGATATCCGCGATCGGTTAGGCTGAATTGTTTTATACTATCTGGGGTCGGAGTTATGGAAAGCAAAATGGGCTCCCCAGACGGTATTTCATCCTCTCCGGATCCATCGTTTGGAAAACCTGAGAAAGGTAACGAGGATGTCTGGGTGAGGAGTGAAGTTAAGCTCGTTTCCTCTGCCTTTTTTTCGTCTTCACAGGATAAAAAAGAAAAACTAAGAGCCGCCAACAGGGCAATCATAGTTGTTTTAGTTTGAATTCTCATTTTATTACTCCGAAAATCACCAATTAGAGAGGGAAGTTTCAAAAAAACCGATTGCGACAAAAAGTAGTTTCAACCGTTTTTTATCTAAAATTGTTCTTAAATCTTTACTCCCTCTATGAATTATACCAATTGTGGATTCGTTTTTTGCAATAATACATATAAAATCCATCTCAAAGAATGAATATCACCGTAGAAGGAACGTAACATAGAGAAAGCGGTAGAGTAGTCAAGTTGGCTGGTAGTTTTTCTAATGTGGAATCCTATTCGGACCGAACTCCTATGAGTGCGAAATACCTGTTCGACATGATGGAAGAATTCGGATTGATTCGTAAGATGAAGAACGCTATGTAGTTACCCCACTTAAAACCGTACACCTCTGTTAGCTCCTAAACAATAGGAGTAATGTTATGAATAAATAGTTCTAGTATTAATGACACGGTTCACATAATCACCCCTGTTCAACGAATACGCTTATCAATGTAGCATCCCCAAGTGTCTTGCGTGCGATGAGGTTACATGAGATTCGAGCGAACCTTGAATCGAAGTGACAAAACAATGTGTCTAAGATCGGAGCATAAGTCGCATTAACGATGACGATACGGATCACAGTAATTACACGAAATTATCTATAGTGCGAATTAAAAGCGATTGATTTTTAAATCCATTGATTTTATTAAGGAGCAAAAGTATGAAAATAACTAAGTCAATTATATTTGCTTGTCTAATCATCGTCTTCCAAATGTCGGTCTTATCGGAATCTTATAATAATGATGTTATTATAAAAAATCCTACGAACACCCCTGTCACAATCTATAAATCAATATCTCAAAAAAAAGATGCTTTTGGGGTAAATTATCTAAGTGAAATCAGAAAGCTGGATAATATTATTTATGCAAAATGTCTTTATTCTGCAAATTACGGATTTGAAGGTGATCCAGTTGGATATCAAATTGAAACTAAAGACAATATAAAAGGCTGGGTTTCACTTGAAAACGTATGGTTTCCAGGAAAAGTTCAAAATGTTAAAAATAATGATGTTTTAAATATTCGGATTAAAGAATCAGAATCTTCAGATATCACTGATAAACTGATAAATGGTGACACATTATATATAAATGCTAGTTATATTATAAACACTATGGGTCACAGAGGAGCTGAACCTACCGACTGGGTTCCAGTTTTCACCAAAAATCAAAAAATCGGTTATGCTAAAATGTCTTATATTAATATAGTATTTCCTAATATCTCCAAGTTTAATAAGTTGTAATAGCCAATTAACAAATTGGTATAAATTGCAGGATGTTTAGTAATAGATATAATTTTAAAGCACGGATTCGAAAAGCACCGTCAATGACGATATATTTGTACAGTAACAGTATTCACCTGACAGTTCCTCTGAAAGAAATTGACTAATCTTCTGAAGTTAGTTCCTCGTTTTCTTTGATTTTTTTTACAAAACCCAAACCAAATTAGAATGAAATCATCATAAATATCGAATTATAAATCCTTCTATTTTATGTTTCGTTAAATTGCAAATAAAAGAAGCAAATTCAAATTTATCTTTGTCCCTTTCGATCGAAGAATACTCATCCCGAACCCAAGGTTTAGAAATTTTGCTATAAGTGGGTATCTTGAAATTGGAATTGAAATGAAAATGATCTTGTAAGGAATCTTGGATTTTCTAAAATCGTGGCCAATGATTTCACCATTACGCTGGTTTCGACCCGCAGAACCAAAACCACTTTTACCTCAAGATCAGATCGACAATAAATATCCTTATTTTCGATGGAGAATTTTAGAAGCGACCTTTTTGGGATACGCGGTTTTTTATTTGGTTCGAAATAATTTTCCGGTCGTCTCCAAAGAAATGGGCGATGCGTTACAGTATAGTCAAGAACAGATTACGAATATTCTCGCGGTTACCGCGATTACTTATGGGCTCGGAAAGTTTGTGATGGGGGCCTTATCAGATCGAAGTAACCCCAAATTTTTCATGCCTTTGGGATTGATATTAACCGCGGTTTGTAATCTTCTTTTTGGGGCCTCGAGTCAGTATGAAACGCATTTTTATTTATGGGCATTAAACGGTCTTGTCCAAGGGATGGGCTGGCCTCCCTGCGGAAGATCGCTGGGGCACTGGTTTGGCGTGAGTGAAAGAGGTTCCAAATTTGCAATTTGGAATATTGCACACAATGTGGGCGGAGGTTTGGTCGGGATTGTGGCAGCCTATAGCGCGGCTTGGTGGGGATGGAGAAACGCGTTTTATATTCCTGCATCCATTGCGATTGTGACCTCCGTATTTCTTCTTTTTCGTTTGGTGGATACCCCACAATCGGTGGGTTTGCCTTCGATCGAGGAATATCAAAAAGATCCGGAAAAAGATTTGAGAATTTCGATAGAAGAACAGGAAAAGGAACTTACTTTTAAAGAAATTATCATCAACAAAGTATTCAAAAATTATTATATTTGGACTTTTGCGCTTGCGAATTTTTTTGTCTATGTGGTTCGGTATAGTTTGACGGATATCGGTCCTACGTATCTGAAATTTGCAAAAGGGGCAACGTTGGAGAAAGGCGGAATCAGCACTTTTATCTATGAATTCGCCGGCATCGGTTCGACGCTTTTGGTAGGTTGGGGATCGGATAAACTCGGAGGCAAACGAGGAATGGTGAGTTTTCTCTGTATGCTTCCGATTTTTCTCGCATTGATCGCATTGTTATTCACTCCTCCGGGACATTTGTGGTTGGATCTTGCTTTGTTCGGAGTTGTCGGCTTTTTTATATATCCTCCCGTAATGTTGTTAGGAGTCGCCGGATTGGATTTTACCTCCAAAAAAGCGGTCGGAACTGCGGCGGGTTTTATCGGATTATTCGGTTATCTGGGAAGAACTTCCCTTTCCAAAGCGGTGGGTTGGATGAGTACACAACCGGGATTCCGCTGGGAACAATCCATTTACTTAATCATTGGTGCGACATTGGTTGCTTTGGCTTTATTGGGAATTACTTGGACTTGGAAACCGAAGGCATAGACAAGCTTTTTGAACATTGTAAAGGAAGGTTATCGTTTTACTTTGTTTGTGTTATTTTTGGAATGAAAATATTCAAGATCTTCGAGGATTGGAAAATGAATTCGTTTTAAACTTGCCAGAACCTTCTTCTCAAAATAGAGTTCTGTTATGGTACACCCTTGGCACGATATTTCTCCTGGAGAGCAAATCCCGGAATTTGTAAATGGAATTATTGAAATCAAACGCGGAAGCAGAGCGAAATACGAAGTAGATAAGGAATACGGACTTCTAAAATTAGATCGCGTTTTGTATTCTTCTTTTTATTATCCTGCGAACTACGGTTTTATTCCGCAGTCGTATTGTGGAGATCACGATCCTCTGGATATTTTGGTGTTGTCTCAGGTAGAACTCGAACCTCTCTGTTTGGTAAAATCAAAAGTGATCGGTGTGATGAGAATGTTGGATTCGGGTGAAGAAGACGATAAGATCATTGCGGTTGCGGCAAACGATATGTCGGTCAATCATATCAACGATATCTCCGAGCTTCCGCCTCACTTTACCTTAGAGCTGAAACATTTTTTCGAAGATTACAAGAAACTTGAAAATAAGACGGTCGTCATCGAAGAATTTCAGAACGCGGCTCTTGCAAGAAAGATCGTTTTGGATTCTCTTGCATTGTATAAGAAAACGTTTCCGAAAAAATAAACCTTCATCAAAAGGATTCTCCAATTTTGTTTTAAGGGAGAATCCAAATCGATTCTCCCTTGATTCCAAAATTTGCTCAAAGGGAGAATTTTCTGAAAATTTTTGAATCGAGTTTTCGAATGGAGTGGATTTTTTCGTAAAACCGTTTTGCTAGGGGACTTCAAGTCCCGGGCAAAACACTGTAATACGACCAGATTCTGAATGAATTCAGAAAATCCTTTCTCTGGGTTTTTTGAAATCGGTGCGAAGCATAGATTTATCCAGTTTGAAAGTTTTGGTAACACATTCTGTCTGATTGAATTTGAATCTATTGAATTCCCATAGGCAAAAGTCCTGAAACGAATAAAAGCAAACTCTGGCCAACATGACGGATGGATAAATCGACAATGCAAAATAAAGCAGAAGTTTCGACGGGTTCGAAGACAACGAGAATAGGATCGTCATGATTCCCATCAGTTCCCAATATAATGCAGGAAGATGGAATTCGTTTTTCAAAATCCTTTGTTTAACAACAATTTGTAATATACTTTTAAGATGGGCCGATACCGCAGATCATTCTTTTTCACCTAAATAACTATGTCCGAAGCCGGTTTGAGATCTAAGATCGCCGGGATTCCCGAAAGCAAACGCCATATGTTTATAGTTTTTATCGAAGTCCCTTGTCAAAAAATAATTTCTTAAAATGATGAAAAAGTATTAGAAGTTTGGTATTCTGTTTTTCCTCGGATTCGATTATTTTTCAGAGTCAACATGATCCAATTTTACTTGATTCAAGGCTTATTCCAATATAGACTTGAATCAAATCATATATATAGATTTTAATAAAAAGAATGGAACTTGAATTTATTAAGTTGATATTAGATCATACAAATTCTGTTGCAGTGTCCCATTTAAAATCATTTTATCGAGAATCGGACGCGCCACGGTTTATTCGAAATGCTTCTTTAGATTATCATTTGCATTTCCTTTATTATTCTTATGATGAAAATATAGGATGCGTTTGTTTAGATACGAGTCAATTTATAGTATGCCCTGAAAGCCTTTATGGAGAAATGACTATGCGTTTTTTGGCGGCAAACCTCACGAAAGCTTTGATTGATCGGATTTCTTGGTTATTGAAACATCAAGATCAAGATTCCGCTGTTTTATTTAATAAAGCGCCTCAAGATTTATGGGATCGCTTTAATATATTAAAGCAAAATACTTTTTTCGATGGAATCAAAGGACTTGCGAATTATTTAGATACAAAATCAATTTCTTCAGAACCGACCGAGCTTTTAATTGAAGAAAACCTTTATGAAGATTATAAAGATTTTAAATTCGAAATCATAGAAGAAAGAATTTTCAAAAAAAGTAAAACGAAAATCTATCAAAACCATTGATAAGATCGTTTTTAAATCGCCATTAAACTATTTTATTAAACTTGAGATCAGTTTTTTTAATCTTTTCTATCCAAATCATATTGATTGATCTCCTCTTTTCGGGATCATTTTAAAAATTATTTATACGCCGAACCTACACCTGTCCCGGAAAGTCTCCGGGTTTGGTTCTCCAACGTCTATGAACCCAGAAATATTGTTCGGGATAAAGTTTCACCTCTTCTTCCAATGCCTTTGTCCAAACTTCCGTATAATGACGAATTGCAGTCTCTCGATCGGAAAACGCTTTTTTATCCACGTAACCTAAATCCTTGACCCGAACGATTATCTTTCCGTTTTCCCCACAGAGAACCGAATACAACAGCATCTTGGAACCGGTAAGATATGCCATCAACGCAGGTCCTTGGTAGGTCGAAGCGGGGCGGTTGAAAAAGTTTACGAAAATTCCCGCCTTTCCCGCATTTTGATCGGAACCGAATCCTATCCAATAACCTTGCTTTAACATCTTTGTTACTTGGCTGGACTCTTCGGTGGATACGAGTTTGATTCCGTTTTTCGTTCTGAGTTTATAAATCAATTTATCGACGAAAGGGTTTCTTACTTTTTTATAAATCCCTCCACCCTTCATCCTGATTCCCATAAATTGAACCAAAATTTCCCAGGTTCCAAAATGTCCTGAGATGAGGACGACGCCAACTCCTTCTTCATTTGTCTTTTTTTCAAGAGCCAGCGATTCAGGATCATAGACAAGATACTTGTCCATCCATTTTTGATTCAAACGCGGCGCATAGAGAGTTCCTGCCATCAAATTTCCGATGTGAAGAAAACTTTTCCACACGAGTTCTTTTTTCTGTTCCGGTGTATATTCCGGAAAAGCGTGTGTTATGTTTTCGTAAGCGATTTTTCTGTGTTTTCTCGCTAAAGGATAAAGGAGAATTACGAGCAATTTCCCGTACAAAAGACAAACACGATAGGGTAAGATCCTAAACGGAAGACAGAACGAGTAAACAAAGATGAATGCCGGTATATAACGAATCAAAGGGATCCTCAAAATGGTTTTTTACAGCTTATCCCAATCTAATATTACTTTGTCTACAAGATAAAGCGGTAACTTCAACACGATGCTCTTTACGGATCGCATCGCGGGTTCTGTTCTGTTGCATGTCTTTAGCATATGCGACATTGAGTTTCCTTCGAGACGCGCTCTTATTACAAAGTGAAAGTTTTCCTTGCGGATTGACAAGCAAAAGACAGTCCCTTTTTCAAGCTTGGTTCAGGGTTCAAACTAGAGAATTGATCTTATTGTTTTTCTTTTACCGGGTGGATTAGAATCTTGATTCTTTTTCCATTCTGAAATATTCTTTTTGTCAACGCTAAGTTTTGAAATCGAAAAGAATTCGCTTCTTCCAAATAGAAGCTCCGAGGGTTGACCGCAAAGGGTAGGTTGGAAATTCTGGAATTTACCTTTTTATTTTTTCACGATCTCATTGCTTACAAAAAGAAAAATCTTGTACCCCAACGAACCCATGGACAATCTGAAAACCTCAGTACACGAAATTTATCTCTCTTTATCGGGAGAAGGAATTTCAACAGGACTGCCAACCGTTTTTGTAAGAATGGCTGGATGTTCCCTTCGATGCGGAATGGCGGTTGGACGCAGATTATGGTGTGACACCCCCTATGCACTGTCTCCAAACGCAGGAGAAGAATTGAGTCTCGAAGACGTTCTCAAACAAATCGATCAACTCAGTCCAGTGGATACTCAGATTCTTCTTACCGGCGGTGAACCTCTGGAAGGGAGAAACCGCAATTTTAGCGTCTCTTTAGGAAACGAAATTTATAGAAAAAGAAAGAGTTCCGGCGCTTATCCTCGGCCTAGAGTCGAAACCAATGGAGCCGAGTCGATTGAAGGATTGGATTGTTTTGTTTTTACTTTGGATTATAAGTTACCCGGCTCCGGAATGGAAGACCGGATGATTTTGAAAAATCTCGAAGTGTATCAAAATAGAAAGAATGATTTGGATGAAATTAAGTTTGTGATTCGAGATAGAATTGATTTCGAAAGATGTCTGGAAGTGATCCAAACGCATCGATTGACCGGGAACTTACTCGCTTCTCCGGTTCAGGGAGAATTGTCGCCGGAACTTTTATCGGAATGGATCAAGTCTTCGCTCGAGTCCGGATTGCGTCTTTCCCTTCAAACGCATAAATACATCTGGGGCGATCAGAGAGGGGTATAGTTGGAAGATACTCTGCAACTCAGCCTCGACTTTGAATCCGGTCCCCGCTCCGGATACAGAGGTGATTTTTGTTATCTGGCGAACTCCCCCGAATCGGGAATCGGAAAGATCGTCGCTTTAGAAGAAGGTAAACTTACGATCGAGTTTGCTTCGACTTCTTTCAAAAAAACGATCTCCGAAAATTCTCCTTATCTGAGATTTCTTCCCGGTTATCCTTCTCCTTTACGAAATATCGGAGAACAGCCGAGTCTGATGGATCTTTCTCTCACGGCTTATGAGTTAAAGCTGACTCACGCATTTGATAAACTTTCCGCGCTCTCCAATTCGAGAACGAGACTTCTTCCTCATCAGATCGAATCCACGTATATCGTAGTCAACAGTCTTCGACCGCGTTTTATTTTAGCGGATGAAGTCGGTTTGGGAAAAACGATTGAAGCGGCGCTTGTGATGAAAGAGCTGATCTTTAGAAGAGGATACAAAAAAGTTTTGATCGTCGCTCCGTCTCCGCTTTTGGTTCAGTGGCAACAGGAGTTGAAAAATAAGTTTAACGAAGATTTTGAAATCGTAAAACGAAAAAACTTTCACACGGACGGGGATAAAAATTGGAAGAACTTTCATCACGTAATTACTTCCGTCGACTTTATCAAAAACCCGAGATACGCGGAAGAGATTCTCAAAACAAAATGGGATATCGTAATCTTCGATGAAGCGCATCGACTTCGAAGGGATTATCATAAAATCACACGGGCTTATTTGTTCGCCGAAAAGATTTCCAAGAAATGCGAATGTCTTCTGCTTCTTACGGCGACTCCGTTTCGCGGAAAATTGGAAGAATTATACTATCTGATGCATTTGATCGATCCGAATATTTTGGGTCCGTATCATACATTCGTAAACGATTATATTCTTGGAAACAAAACGGATCTTAAGGATAAAATTTCAAAGGTTCTTTTGAGACGCAGAAAGGTGGAAGTCGGCGGTTTTACAAAACGCTTTGCTAAAACTGTCAGAATCGAACTTTCTCCTGTGGAAAGGGAATTTTATGAGGAAATGACGAACTACGTCCGCAGAGAATACAATCTCGCGATGCGGGTTCAAAATAGAGCGATCGGATTTGTGATGATCGTGTTTCAGAAACTTTTGGATTCTTCCGTATTTGCGCTTTTGTCCGCTCTTACAAAACGAAAATTTCTTTTGGAAAACCGATTTCATCATATTAAACAAATGGAATCTAAACTGGAAGAATGGGACTTGGACGAGACGGAAGACGTCGAGGAATTCGTATCCGGGTTGGACGAATCCGTTCAGTTGGATCTTCAAAGTTTAAAAAGGGAATTGTTGTCTCTCAATCGATTGATTCTTCTCGGTAAAAAAATCAAAGAAGATAAAAAGTCGATCAAACTCAAAGAGACGATTTTGAAACTTCAAAAAGAAGGTCATCCTAAATTTATCATCTTCACACAATTCAGATCCACTCAGGATTTCTTGGCTGGCGTTCTTTCCGAGTTTCAAGTTACCCTGTTTCACGGTTCTTTGAGCGCGGATGCAAAAGAAAGAGCAATCGTAGAATTTAAAACGAAGACTGAAATTCTAATCTGTACCGAAGCCGGAGGAGAGGGACGCAATCTTCAGTTTGCAAACGTCCTTTTTAATTACGACCTTCCCTGGAGTCCTTTGAAGATCGAACAAAGAATCGGAAGGATTCACAGATTTGGCCAAAAGGATAACGTGTTTATTTTTAACTTCGCGAGTAAGGACACGGTTGCGGAAAGAATCTTGGAAGTCCTTACCAACAAGATTCGCCTTTTTGAAGAATCGATCGGATCATCCGATGAACTGCTGGGCGCCATCGAAGACGAATTGGATTTTAATTCCTCTTTTATGAAATTTGTGACAGGAAATAAATCCAAGATCGAAATGGAAGACGAGATCGACAATCGGATCAAGATCGCCCAAAAGGGCTTTGAAAAGTTAGGCGCTCTTGTCACTCCTAAGATGATCGATTTTAATCTTCTGGATTATTATAGTCATACACTCGAAGAACGTTCGTTTAATAACACACATCTTGAAGAGTTTATAGCTCGATTTGCAAAAACATTTCCGAAAGAAGCAGGGTTTACTTTGGTAAAAAAGAAACCTCAGGTTTATGAAATCGAATCTCCTTTGTATAAGGGAAAATCCGGAACCTTTGACTCTGAACTCGCGTTACAAAACGATAGTTTGGAATTTTTAGCCTTCGGACATCCGTTGGTCGATAAAGCGGTTTCTTATCTGATTCAAAATCAAAAAGGTTGGAGTACCGTTTTTCATTCGGTTTCCAACAGACAATATTACGTATTTCTTGTGGAATTTCAATTTACCCTCAATCGAACCGAACTCTTTTATTTTGAAACGAATCCGACAACGGGAGCTGTAAAACAAATCGAAGAACTTCCGGACGAGTTGAGAGATTCTCATTCTAGGTTTAAAACTCACGATGAAAATCGGGAACTTCCCGCAAAGCTCGAAGAAAGTCTGATTCGAACCTTTTTGGCTTTGGACGAAATCGTAGAATCCAGGAAAAAAAAATTAGGCGAACAAACCTTGGATCTCTTTCAAAAAGAAGAGTTTAAGATTCGAACCAGCAATCAAAACACTCTTCGTCAACTAGAAGAAAAATTGATGCGTCAGGAAGCCGCTTTTAAGTGGGAAGGAAAACCCGAAAAAAAATCCGCAATGAATCGGACTCGAAACGAAATTCAAAAGGTAAAAGAAGACTTTGATCGAGAGCTTCGCAAGGTCAGAAACGGCAAGACGATTCAGCATCGTTTTCAACTCTTTCAAGTATATCTTCCCGATTGATCAAGGAACGTTTTCCTGCTCGACATCCGATTTTGACCGAGGTTTCTGGACCTAGCAATTGGAACGGAGTTCGACCGACGTGAAACTTTCCCTAGACTGGATGAATGATTTTGTATCTCTGAAAGAGATAGGTCTCGACGCGAT comes from the Leptospira sp. WS92.C1 genome and includes:
- a CDS encoding molybdopterin molybdotransferase MoeA — encoded protein: MISVEDAVSKILSTIPKINSEFVSLKKSLGRVLSQDVIADRAYPPFNRSTMDGFAIKSADYDSSKIYYCKKEIFAGMESKLDSGEEIVKIMTGAVVPDGLDAVIKIEESEEISKEENEIRVKLNSKKIFHFMNIAIEGEDLKKGESVLRSGTKIRMPEISLLASLGFDLVPVYCLPQVSIVSTGNEVIPVEAEPLSYQIRDSNSYSLLAVLDRYGIKPKSSLLVPDEESKIVDALSQGLESDILLLSGGVSMGSMDLVPVLLRKLGVEEIFHKVFLKPGKPIWFGKKGKTAVFGLPGNPFSVQVCSRLFLDPYIRSFLGLEIDKPQRFSFFGNRTKKNPMPEYFPVFLETKEQTGICTKSFNGSGDIRAGLFSDGIALHPADCSEIKDGDVLDFFPW
- a CDS encoding YdeI family protein, which encodes MIELSPSLIQKMRIKEGNLLLILDNGKEYKTNPVTGIDFTNQISKADGILLFVNSSATLKTSFLKIVKSFREDCLLWIAYPKKSSSIKTDLDRDHGWDVLSENGYEGVALVSFNETWSAVRFRKTEAVKKGGSKAEKQKRPELAKYIDYDQKIVKLPEDVKKAFSKNKKAKVFFELLSWSHKRKYIEPILEAKALETRASRVQKMIYQLNSTKPKLKKSALKKTKRK
- a CDS encoding MFS transporter, producing the protein MISPLRWFRPAEPKPLLPQDQIDNKYPYFRWRILEATFLGYAVFYLVRNNFPVVSKEMGDALQYSQEQITNILAVTAITYGLGKFVMGALSDRSNPKFFMPLGLILTAVCNLLFGASSQYETHFYLWALNGLVQGMGWPPCGRSLGHWFGVSERGSKFAIWNIAHNVGGGLVGIVAAYSAAWWGWRNAFYIPASIAIVTSVFLLFRLVDTPQSVGLPSIEEYQKDPEKDLRISIEEQEKELTFKEIIINKVFKNYYIWTFALANFFVYVVRYSLTDIGPTYLKFAKGATLEKGGISTFIYEFAGIGSTLLVGWGSDKLGGKRGMVSFLCMLPIFLALIALLFTPPGHLWLDLALFGVVGFFIYPPVMLLGVAGLDFTSKKAVGTAAGFIGLFGYLGRTSLSKAVGWMSTQPGFRWEQSIYLIIGATLVALALLGITWTWKPKA
- a CDS encoding inorganic diphosphatase, with the translated sequence MVHPWHDISPGEQIPEFVNGIIEIKRGSRAKYEVDKEYGLLKLDRVLYSSFYYPANYGFIPQSYCGDHDPLDILVLSQVELEPLCLVKSKVIGVMRMLDSGEEDDKIIAVAANDMSVNHINDISELPPHFTLELKHFFEDYKKLENKTVVIEEFQNAALARKIVLDSLALYKKTFPKK
- a CDS encoding lysophospholipid acyltransferase family protein, yielding MIRYIPAFIFVYSFCLPFRILPYRVCLLYGKLLVILLYPLARKHRKIAYENITHAFPEYTPEQKKELVWKSFLHIGNLMAGTLYAPRLNQKWMDKYLVYDPESLALEKKTNEEGVGVVLISGHFGTWEILVQFMGIRMKGGGIYKKVRNPFVDKLIYKLRTKNGIKLVSTEESSQVTKMLKQGYWIGFGSDQNAGKAGIFVNFFNRPASTYQGPALMAYLTGSKMLLYSVLCGENGKIIVRVKDLGYVDKKAFSDRETAIRHYTEVWTKALEEEVKLYPEQYFWVHRRWRTKPGDFPGQV
- a CDS encoding 7-carboxy-7-deazaguanine synthase QueE produces the protein MYPNEPMDNLKTSVHEIYLSLSGEGISTGLPTVFVRMAGCSLRCGMAVGRRLWCDTPYALSPNAGEELSLEDVLKQIDQLSPVDTQILLTGGEPLEGRNRNFSVSLGNEIYRKRKSSGAYPRPRVETNGAESIEGLDCFVFTLDYKLPGSGMEDRMILKNLEVYQNRKNDLDEIKFVIRDRIDFERCLEVIQTHRLTGNLLASPVQGELSPELLSEWIKSSLESGLRLSLQTHKYIWGDQRGV